A part of candidate division TA06 bacterium genomic DNA contains:
- a CDS encoding nucleotide pyrophosphohydrolase yields MTVAGFQELIKRIYFKKDSARGLAGTFMWFTEEVGELSRALLLNDISKAREEFADVAAWLVSLATIAGIDMQEAIKKYKDGCPKCGQIPCQCSERG; encoded by the coding sequence ATGACAGTGGCAGGTTTTCAGGAGTTGATAAAGCGTATCTATTTCAAAAAGGATAGTGCAAGAGGGCTTGCGGGAACTTTCATGTGGTTCACAGAAGAGGTGGGAGAGCTTTCCAGGGCTTTGCTCCTGAATGATATTTCAAAGGCAAGAGAGGAATTCGCAGATGTTGCAGCATGGCTGGTCAGCCTGGCCACAATTGCCGGAATCGACATGCAGGAGGCTATTAAGAAGTACAAAGATGGATGTCCCAAATGTGGTCAGATTCCCTGCCAGTGCAGCGAGAGGGGATGA